In Juglans microcarpa x Juglans regia isolate MS1-56 chromosome 4S, Jm3101_v1.0, whole genome shotgun sequence, a single window of DNA contains:
- the LOC121262959 gene encoding probable serine/threonine-protein kinase PIX13, producing MGNCFGAPVNNHSSTPSTTKSSTPAETLKNIGKQSGTTPSNSNATQSSNVFVERTLGETAQAAGRVITPNLKVYTLDELKSATRNFRPDTVLGEGGFGRVFKGWVDENTYAPSKVGVGLAVAVKKSKPDSGPQGQGLQEWLAEVKFLGKFSHPNLVKLLGYCWEDKQYLLVYEYMQKGSLENHLFKRAPEPLPWETRLKIAIGAAQGLSFLHTTENSVIYRDFKTSNILLDGDYNAKLSDFGLAKLGPASGHSHVTTRVMGTYGYAAPEYIATGHLYVKSDVYGFGVVLLEMLTGERALDPHRANGLSSLVEWTRLSLSEKRKLKKIMDTKLCEYYPLEAAFQAAQLILKCLASDPKHRPSMEEVLEELIKISAIEMTAKEKKTYIAKHGANRHQDQEQTKNHRVSPNHQKHAGVYGGGGTRSAYHL from the exons ATGGGAAACTGCTTTGGAGCTCCGGTAAACAACCACAGTAGTACTCCAAGCACCACCAAATCTTCAACCCCAGCTG AAACACTAAAAAATATTGGCAAACAAAGTGGTACGACACCAAGCAACAGCAATGCGACGCAAAGCAGCAACGTCTTCGTGGAAAGAACCTTGGGTGAAACCGCTCAGGCCGCCGGACGGGTCATAACGCCCAATCTGAAAGTGTACACTCTGGACGAGCTGAAGAGTGCAACACGAAATTTCAGACCGGATACGGTGCTAGGCGAGGGAGGGTTTGGAAGGGTTTTCAAGGGTTGGGTCGACGAAAACACGTACGCGCCGTCCAAGGTCGGCGTCGGACTAGCCGTTGCCGTAAAGAAATCGAAGCCCGACAGCGGTCCCCAGGGCCAAGGGTTGCAAGAATGGCTG GCTGAGGTGAAATTCTTGGGGAAGTTCTCTCATCCCAATCTAGTTAAGCTCCTGGGTTATTGTTGGGAAGATAAACAATACCTTCTTGTCTATGAATACATGCAGAAGGGAAGCTTGGAAAACCATCTTTTCAAAA GAGCTCCGGAACCACTTCCATGGGAGACGAGGCTAAAAATAGCAATAGGAGCGGCTCAAGGGCTTTCTTTCCTGCACACAACAGAAAACTCAGTAATCTACCGAGATTTCAAGACTTCGAATATATTGCTGGATGGG GACTATAATGCAAAGCTTTCAGATTTTGGGCTGGCGAAGTTGGGCCCAGCTAGTGGCCACTCGCACGTGACAACGCGTGTCATGGGCACTTACGGTTATGCAGCTCCCGAATACATTGCAACCG GTCATTTGTACGTAAAGAGTGATGTGTACGGATTTGGAGTGGTGTTGCTGGAGATGCTTACAGGCGAACGGGCTCTCGACCCACATAGAGCCAATGGTTTGTCGAGCTTGGTGGAATGGACTAGACTGTCTCTCTCCGAGAAGAGGAAACTCAAGAAAATAATGGACACAAAGCTATGCGAATATTACCCACTTGAAGCTGCATTCCAAGCAGCGCAACTAATACTAAAATGTCTAGCATCAGACCCCAAACATCGTCCATCCATGGAAGAAGTATTGGAGGAATTGATAAAGATCAGCGCCATTGAGATGAcagcaaaagagaaaaaaacttaCATCGCAAAGCATGGTGCCAACAGACACCAAGATCAGGAGCAGACCAAAAACCATCGGGTCTCTCCCAATCACCAAAAGCATGCAGGCGTTTACGGTGGTGGAGGTACTAGATCAGCTTATCATCTCTAG
- the LOC121262977 gene encoding probable serine/threonine-protein kinase PBL21 isoform X2 translates to MLSLLHHSNLVTLIGYCTDGDQRLLVYEYMPMGSLEDHLFDLDPNKEPLSWNSRIKVAVGAALGLEHLHCKANPPVIYRDLKSANILLDNDFNPKLSDFGLAKLGPVGDNTHVSTRVMGTYGYCAPEYAMSGKLTLKSDIYSFGVVLLELITGRRAIDCSKKQGEQNLVAWSRPFLRDRRKFTQLVDPLLQGRFPVRCLRHAIAITAMCLQEQPTFRPLIGDIVVALEYLSSQSNTYEVHNSRIRSSLPRSSSQQDSDIFSHESDYRRSATSV, encoded by the exons ATGTTAAGCTTGTTACACCATTCTAATCTTGTCACTTTGATTGGGTATTGCACTGATGGGGATCAGAGGCTGTTGGTCTATGAGTACATGCCAATGGGTAGCTTGGAAGATCATCTCTTTG ATCTGGACCCTAACAAAGAGCCACTGAGTtggaatagtagaataaaagttgctGTTGGTGCAGCTCTGGGGCTTGAGCATCTCCACTGCAAAGCCAATCCCCCTGTTATTTACCGTGACTTAAAATCTGCAAATATCTTGCTGGACAATGATTTCAATCCGAAGCTCTCGGATTTTGGGCTTGCTAAACTGGGACCTGTTGGTGACAATACTCATGTTTCAACCAGAGTGATGGGAACGTATGGTTACTGTGCCCCAGAGTATGCGATGAGTGGCAAGTTGACCCTTAAATCTGATATATATAGCTTTGGTGTGGTTCTGTTGGAGTTGATCACTGGCCGGAGGGCAATAGACTGCAGTAAGAAGCAGGGAGAGCAGAACCTAGTTGCCTGG TCTCGTCCATTTTTGAGGGATCGAAGGAAATTCACCCAATTAGTTGATCCTTTATTGCAAGGGCGCTTCCCTGTTCGTTGTTTGCGTCATGCAATTGCCATTACTGCAATGTGTCTTCAAGAGCAGCCAACTTTCCGCCCTCTTATTGGTGATATTGTTGTAGCGCTTGAGTACTTGTCCTCTCAGAGTAACACTTATGAAGTCCATAATAGCCGAATCCGCAGTTCCCTGCCTCGATCATCCTCGCAACAAGACAGTGATATCTTTTCCCATGAATCGGATTATCGAAGAAGTGCGACTTCTGTTTAA
- the LOC121262977 gene encoding probable serine/threonine-protein kinase PBL21 isoform X1: MVCFSCFSPGGNGVRRIEIENGTRSGSRHSADSAGSGRGKKDSDDNVNGKGKATLNDTEGNSTRCSGARSFTFLELAAATRGFREVNLIGEGGFGRVYKGRLETGEVVAIKQLDHDGVQGFKEFLVEVLMLSLLHHSNLVTLIGYCTDGDQRLLVYEYMPMGSLEDHLFDLDPNKEPLSWNSRIKVAVGAALGLEHLHCKANPPVIYRDLKSANILLDNDFNPKLSDFGLAKLGPVGDNTHVSTRVMGTYGYCAPEYAMSGKLTLKSDIYSFGVVLLELITGRRAIDCSKKQGEQNLVAWSRPFLRDRRKFTQLVDPLLQGRFPVRCLRHAIAITAMCLQEQPTFRPLIGDIVVALEYLSSQSNTYEVHNSRIRSSLPRSSSQQDSDIFSHESDYRRSATSV, encoded by the exons atggttTGTTTTTCTTGCTTCAGTCCTGGAGGAAATGGTGTGCGCAGGATTGAAATTGAGAATGGCACACGATCCGGTTCTCGGCACTCTGCTGATTCCGCAG GTAGTGGGAGGGGAAAGAAGGACTCAGACGATAACG TGAATGGGAAAGGGAAGGCGACTTTGAATGATACCGAGGGCAACAGCACGAGATGCAGTGGGGCGCGCAGTTTTACGTTTCTTGAGCTAGCAGCAGCCACGAGAGGTTTTAGGGAGGTGAATCTGATAGGGGAAGGGGGTTTTGGAAGGGTTTACAAGGGCCGCCTTGAGACGGGCGAG GTTGTTGCGATTAAACAACTTGATCATGATGGCGTCCAGGGATTTAAGGAATTCCTTGTGGAGGTTCTCATGTTAAGCTTGTTACACCATTCTAATCTTGTCACTTTGATTGGGTATTGCACTGATGGGGATCAGAGGCTGTTGGTCTATGAGTACATGCCAATGGGTAGCTTGGAAGATCATCTCTTTG ATCTGGACCCTAACAAAGAGCCACTGAGTtggaatagtagaataaaagttgctGTTGGTGCAGCTCTGGGGCTTGAGCATCTCCACTGCAAAGCCAATCCCCCTGTTATTTACCGTGACTTAAAATCTGCAAATATCTTGCTGGACAATGATTTCAATCCGAAGCTCTCGGATTTTGGGCTTGCTAAACTGGGACCTGTTGGTGACAATACTCATGTTTCAACCAGAGTGATGGGAACGTATGGTTACTGTGCCCCAGAGTATGCGATGAGTGGCAAGTTGACCCTTAAATCTGATATATATAGCTTTGGTGTGGTTCTGTTGGAGTTGATCACTGGCCGGAGGGCAATAGACTGCAGTAAGAAGCAGGGAGAGCAGAACCTAGTTGCCTGG TCTCGTCCATTTTTGAGGGATCGAAGGAAATTCACCCAATTAGTTGATCCTTTATTGCAAGGGCGCTTCCCTGTTCGTTGTTTGCGTCATGCAATTGCCATTACTGCAATGTGTCTTCAAGAGCAGCCAACTTTCCGCCCTCTTATTGGTGATATTGTTGTAGCGCTTGAGTACTTGTCCTCTCAGAGTAACACTTATGAAGTCCATAATAGCCGAATCCGCAGTTCCCTGCCTCGATCATCCTCGCAACAAGACAGTGATATCTTTTCCCATGAATCGGATTATCGAAGAAGTGCGACTTCTGTTTAA